Proteins from one Gemmatimonadota bacterium genomic window:
- the rpsM gene encoding 30S ribosomal protein S13, whose translation MARIAGVDIPREKRVEVALTYILGIGLSTSQKILTQTQISPDTRVDALTDEEVTKLRSVVEGEYKVEGNLRSEVAMNIKRLMDIGCYRGLRWRRGLPVRGQRTRTNARTRKGKQPRYWQSQTNRIAKAGQSKEASFGSQKRETTE comes from the coding sequence ATGGCCCGAATTGCAGGTGTAGATATTCCCAGAGAAAAGCGCGTGGAAGTTGCGTTGACATATATTTTGGGCATTGGTTTGAGCACGTCACAAAAAATTTTAACACAGACGCAGATTTCGCCTGATACGCGCGTAGATGCTTTGACTGACGAGGAAGTCACCAAATTGCGCTCAGTTGTCGAAGGCGAGTACAAGGTTGAAGGTAACCTGCGGAGCGAAGTTGCGATGAACATCAAGCGATTGATGGATATTGGATGCTATCGCGGTTTGCGATGGCGTCGCGGTTTGCCGGTGAGAGGGCAGCGGACGCGCACCAATGCGAGGACGCGCAAGGGAAAGCAACCCCGGTATTGGCAGTCGCAGACGAACCGTATAGCTAAAGCAGGACAATCAAAGGAGGCGTCGTTTGGCAGTCAGAAGAGGGAGACGACGGAATAG
- the rpmJ gene encoding 50S ribosomal protein L36 — protein sequence MKVQSSVRRRCNHCKIIRRRGVVRVICKVNPRHKQRQG from the coding sequence ATGAAAGTTCAATCATCTGTTCGCCGTCGTTGCAATCACTGCAAGATCATTCGCCGACGCGGTGTTGTGCGCGTGATTTGCAAAGTCAACCCGCGACACAAACAGCGACAAGGATAA
- the rpsK gene encoding 30S ribosomal protein S11 — translation MAVRRGRRRNRRVEAHGVAHVNASFNNTIVTLSDREGRVISWSSTGKVGFKGSRKSTPYAAQLAATDAAREAMAMGLRRVEVWVKGPGVGREAAVRSLQGAGLEISAIKDVTPIPHNGCRPPKRRRV, via the coding sequence TTGGCAGTCAGAAGAGGGAGACGACGGAATAGACGCGTTGAAGCTCATGGCGTCGCACACGTCAATGCCAGTTTTAACAATACTATTGTCACTCTAAGTGACCGTGAAGGAAGAGTTATTTCCTGGTCATCAACGGGAAAAGTCGGTTTTAAGGGGTCGAGAAAAAGTACGCCCTATGCTGCTCAGTTGGCTGCCACTGATGCGGCGCGAGAAGCCATGGCAATGGGTTTGCGCCGGGTGGAAGTCTGGGTCAAAGGACCTGGCGTTGGGCGAGAAGCCGCCGTGCGGTCGCTACAGGGGGCTGGATTGGAAATTTCAGCGATCAAAGATGTTACGCCAATTCCGCACAATGGGTGCCGCCCGCCTAAGCGACGCCGCGTTTAA
- the secY gene encoding preprotein translocase subunit SecY, translating to MLESVKSVFKIPELRYKVLFTLGILAIYRLGGQIPIPGIDRVALGEFFAGTSQTIFGLYDMFVGGAFTRATVFALGIMPYISASIIFQLMGAVVPSLQKLQKEGEAGRKKIIQYTRYGTVALAAAQSLGVSFFLESLQSPETGLSVVLYPGWGFRLLTVLTITAGTVLIMWLGEQIDAHGIGNGMSLLIFIGIIAALPFVVRQEYRDFVTNDKPILIEIAVLIIVIALTALVVLITQGTRRIPVQYAKRVVGRRVYGGQSTHIPLKVNTSGVMPIIFAQAIMFLPATMAGFAPNNEFMQNLASAFTPSMSWVSLPYWSIYSLLVIFFAYFYTAIVFNPIDLADNMKRQGGFIPGVRPGKRTSDFIDRVLTRINMPGAIFLAAIAVGPYFIINSMGVHPGLEQVFGGTGLLIMVGVALDTLQQVESHLLMRHYDGFMKKGRIRGRRA from the coding sequence TTGCTCGAGAGCGTCAAGAGCGTTTTTAAAATTCCGGAACTGCGATATAAGGTGTTATTTACGCTGGGTATTCTGGCGATATATCGCCTGGGAGGGCAGATTCCCATACCCGGAATAGATCGGGTTGCTCTGGGGGAATTTTTTGCAGGCACCAGCCAAACGATCTTTGGTCTCTACGATATGTTTGTAGGTGGGGCATTTACCCGTGCGACGGTATTTGCACTGGGTATTATGCCTTATATCAGTGCATCCATTATTTTTCAATTGATGGGTGCTGTCGTGCCATCTCTTCAAAAGTTGCAAAAAGAAGGTGAAGCGGGGCGAAAAAAGATCATTCAATATACGCGGTATGGCACAGTTGCACTGGCTGCGGCGCAGTCCCTGGGGGTGAGTTTTTTCCTCGAGAGCCTTCAGTCGCCAGAGACCGGGCTTTCGGTTGTACTCTATCCCGGATGGGGCTTCCGGCTGTTGACTGTATTGACAATTACTGCCGGAACCGTGTTGATCATGTGGTTGGGGGAACAAATTGATGCACACGGTATTGGCAACGGAATGTCGCTACTCATTTTTATTGGCATTATTGCGGCATTGCCTTTTGTCGTGCGGCAGGAATATCGGGATTTTGTGACCAATGATAAACCAATTTTAATCGAAATAGCTGTTTTAATTATTGTTATTGCCCTGACTGCTCTGGTGGTACTCATAACACAGGGCACGCGTAGAATTCCGGTACAATACGCCAAACGCGTCGTTGGACGACGGGTATATGGTGGGCAAAGCACGCATATACCACTCAAAGTCAATACTTCTGGCGTGATGCCTATTATTTTTGCTCAGGCCATTATGTTTTTACCTGCGACAATGGCTGGCTTTGCGCCTAATAATGAATTTATGCAAAATCTCGCGTCTGCTTTTACGCCGAGTATGTCCTGGGTGTCATTACCCTACTGGTCGATTTACTCATTGCTGGTTATTTTCTTTGCTTACTTTTATACCGCCATTGTGTTTAACCCGATTGATCTCGCTGATAATATGAAACGGCAAGGCGGATTTATTCCCGGTGTCAGACCGGGCAAACGCACGTCGGACTTTATCGATCGGGTGCTTACGCGAATCAACATGCCAGGTGCGATTTTCTTAGCTGCAATAGCCGTTGGCCCATACTTTATTATTAATTCTATGGGGGTTCATCCGGGACTCGAACAAGTGTTTGGCGGTACGGGTTTGTTGATTATGGTCGGTGTGGCGCTCGACACTTTACAGCAGGTTGAATCGCATTTGCTGATGCGTCACTACGACGGTTTTATGAAGAAAGGCCGTATTCGAGGGCGCCGAGCTTGA